The proteins below are encoded in one region of Clostridium pasteurianum DSM 525 = ATCC 6013:
- a CDS encoding iron chelate uptake ABC transporter family permease subunit: MIWLIFRSSTMNYLIVTVLIWVEEPRILLCYLSTIYKKLSDEDVVARTLYDMSFKYFLNLSPAEVDLIHPSTLTKFRKLRLKDMSLLDLLIKKTVEIAIDKGVLVSKTLIVDATHTNARYNQKSAREVLLERAKSLRKEVSSANMNQVIFLLPVIIIETIIISMFSRDLNIILTGDDTAKSLGIEVETVRKTLLITCSIITAACVSVICIISFIFLTI, encoded by the coding sequence ATGATTTGGTTGATTTTTCGTTCATCTACGATGAACTACTTAATAGTTACAGTATTGATATGGGTCGAGGAGCCAAGGATCCTGTTATGCTATTTAAGTACCATATATAAAAAACTATCTGATGAGGATGTAGTCGCACGAACACTTTATGACATGTCGTTTAAATATTTTTTGAATCTGTCACCAGCAGAAGTTGATTTGATTCATCCTAGTACATTAACCAAATTCAGAAAGCTACGCTTGAAAGACATGAGTTTACTTGACTTATTAATAAAGAAAACAGTGGAAATTGCAATTGATAAGGGAGTTTTAGTGAGCAAAACCCTTATAGTTGATGCCACACATACCAATGCAAGGTATAACCAGAAATCTGCACGAGAAGTATTATTGGAACGAGCAAAGTCCTTAAGAAAGGAAGTTTCTTCTGCAAATATGAATCAAGTTATTTTTCTGCTGCCTGTTATAATTATAGAAACTATCATAATATCAATGTTTTCAAGAGATTTAAACATTATCCTTACAGGAGATGATACAGCAAAAAGTTTAGGAATAGAAGTGGAAACAGTTAGAAAAACACTACTGATCACTTGCTCTATAATTACAGCAGCCTGTGTATCTGTAATATGTATAATTTCTTTTATTTTTCTAACTATATAA
- a CDS encoding DJ-1/PfpI family protein, producing the protein MVNVGILIFNKIEELDFIGPFEVLSYVNKINAESTNVWLISDGEQIIQGYNGLRFFANYTIDKCPHLDVLVVPGGQGRKNAMQNIKILNFIRDRYKDLKYLSSVCTGSLIIASTGLLKGKQATTYHTAFDELSEMGVMAKESKVVQDGKIITGAGVSSGIDVGLYLLSKLFDESIAQQVSDKIEYKWSKY; encoded by the coding sequence ATGGTTAATGTAGGAATACTAATTTTTAATAAAATTGAAGAACTGGATTTCATAGGACCTTTTGAAGTTTTATCGTATGTGAATAAAATAAATGCTGAAAGTACTAATGTTTGGCTTATAAGTGATGGAGAACAAATAATTCAAGGATATAATGGTTTACGATTTTTTGCAAATTATACTATTGATAAATGTCCGCATCTAGATGTATTAGTAGTACCAGGTGGTCAGGGAAGAAAAAATGCTATGCAAAATATAAAAATTCTTAATTTTATAAGGGATAGGTATAAAGATTTAAAATATTTATCTTCAGTATGTACAGGTTCATTGATAATTGCTTCTACAGGACTTTTGAAAGGTAAACAAGCTACTACTTACCATACTGCCTTTGATGAACTTTCTGAGATGGGAGTAATGGCTAAAGAATCAAAAGTAGTTCAAGATGGAAAAATAATCACAGGAGCAGGAGTTTCTTCTGGAATAGATGTGGGATTATATTTATTAAGTAAACTGTTTGATGAATCAATAGCGCAACAAGTATCAGATAAAATTGAATATAAATGGAGTAAGTATTAA
- a CDS encoding GNAT family N-acetyltransferase codes for MEIRKYEKIDFAEVAELFYSTVHSVNLKDYSQKQVDAWATGKLDSDKWNKSLLENYSIVAIEGKKIIGFGDINKTNYLDRLYVHKDFQGRGVATAICDELEKQANGDTIAVHASITAKPFFEKRGYKVLKEQNVELAGVFLINYVMEK; via the coding sequence ATGGAGATTAGGAAATATGAAAAGATAGATTTTGCTGAGGTAGCAGAGTTATTTTATAGCACTGTACATTCAGTAAACCTGAAAGACTATAGTCAGAAACAAGTAGATGCATGGGCAACAGGAAAGTTAGATTCAGATAAATGGAATAAATCACTCTTGGAAAATTATAGTATAGTGGCAATTGAAGGAAAAAAGATTATTGGATTTGGAGATATTAATAAAACAAATTATTTAGATCGACTCTATGTTCACAAAGATTTTCAAGGCAGAGGTGTTGCAACGGCAATTTGTGATGAATTGGAGAAGCAAGCAAATGGTGATACAATCGCAGTTCATGCTTCAATTACAGCAAAGCCTTTTTTTGAAAAAAGAGGTTATAAAGTTTTGAAGGAGCAAAATGTGGAGCTTGCAGGAGTTTTTCTTATAAATTATGTGATGGAGAAGTAA
- a CDS encoding DeoR/GlpR family DNA-binding transcription regulator, producing MFAQERYDKIMEILHKEGKLIAKDLSNKSNVTEDCIRKNLKLLEKNGFLQRTYGGAVPLTKSAPNEAIELRRSINIPSKQIIAKKVVDIINENETIFLDISSTNILLAEELAKSKKKLTVLTNMVDIVSVLVKPGNNINVICTGGVLNKDLDGFTGSMTIEIICNYKPTKCFIGSCGVNILDWHNNY from the coding sequence TTGTTTGCACAAGAAAGATATGATAAAATAATGGAAATCTTACATAAAGAAGGTAAATTGATAGCAAAAGATTTAAGTAATAAATCTAATGTTACAGAAGATTGTATAAGAAAAAACCTGAAACTATTAGAAAAAAATGGGTTCCTTCAAAGAACCTATGGCGGTGCTGTTCCATTAACAAAGTCTGCACCAAATGAAGCTATTGAACTACGAAGATCCATTAACATTCCCTCAAAACAAATTATAGCAAAAAAAGTAGTAGACATAATTAATGAAAATGAAACTATTTTTTTAGACATATCTTCCACAAACATACTGCTGGCAGAAGAACTTGCAAAGAGTAAGAAAAAACTTACGGTATTAACTAACATGGTGGACATTGTTTCAGTACTGGTCAAACCAGGAAACAATATCAATGTCATATGCACAGGAGGAGTACTAAATAAAGACCTGGATGGATTTACAGGATCAATGACTATTGAAATCATATGTAACTACAAACCAACTAAATGCTTTATAGGCAGCTGTGGAGTTAATATACTTGATTGGCACAATAATTACTGA
- a CDS encoding MFS transporter, with protein MFKFRLNNRHNIEQTLHKKALIFGLMSVFLCGIGFSIITPVVPFLVQPYTSNPREQAIVVTMLTSVYAVCVFFAAPVLGALSDKYGRRPLLLVCLFGSAMGYLVFGIGGALWVLFAGRIIEGITGGSISTIFAYFSDIIPREQRTKYFGWMSAVVGVGTVIGPTLGGLLAKFGYSVPMYFGAIITLLNVVYGFFFMSESLHKNNRLKEITFVRLNPFTQLASILSMKNLKRLLVSAFLLWIPNGSLQAVFSQFTMDTFSWKPALIGLMFSIMGFQDIISQGFIMPKLLIKLSDKQIAILGMVSEIIGYSLIAASALFSFYPLLIAGMFIFAFGDSIFWPSFNGMLSKSVDSSEQGRIQGGSQSIQALARMIGPIIGGEIYVSLGHAAPALMGMLLISAAIPVLYKSTHVNM; from the coding sequence ATGTTCAAATTTAGATTAAACAATAGACATAACATAGAACAAACCTTACATAAAAAGGCTTTAATATTCGGTCTTATGTCTGTGTTTCTTTGCGGCATAGGTTTTAGTATTATAACACCTGTGGTTCCATTCTTAGTGCAGCCTTATACAAGCAATCCAAGAGAACAAGCTATAGTTGTTACAATGCTGACGTCTGTTTATGCAGTCTGCGTGTTTTTTGCGGCCCCAGTGCTTGGAGCTTTGAGCGACAAATACGGCCGTCGTCCATTGCTCTTAGTATGCCTTTTTGGTTCTGCAATGGGGTACTTAGTTTTTGGTATAGGAGGAGCTCTATGGGTGCTATTTGCTGGACGCATAATAGAAGGTATAACAGGTGGGAGCATAAGCACCATCTTCGCATATTTTTCAGACATCATTCCTAGGGAACAGAGAACCAAATATTTTGGATGGATGAGTGCTGTTGTAGGTGTAGGCACCGTCATTGGCCCAACTCTAGGTGGATTACTTGCCAAGTTTGGTTATTCTGTCCCCATGTATTTTGGAGCAATAATAACTTTATTGAATGTTGTTTATGGATTCTTTTTTATGTCTGAGAGCCTTCACAAGAATAATAGACTGAAAGAGATTACCTTTGTAAGACTGAATCCATTTACACAGCTTGCCAGCATACTTTCCATGAAAAATTTAAAAAGGTTACTTGTCTCAGCGTTCCTACTTTGGATACCCAACGGATCTTTACAGGCAGTTTTTTCACAATTTACAATGGATACTTTCAGTTGGAAGCCTGCACTAATCGGACTTATGTTTTCAATTATGGGCTTCCAAGACATCATTTCACAAGGTTTCATAATGCCAAAGCTTTTGATAAAACTTAGTGATAAACAGATAGCAATTCTTGGAATGGTCTCGGAGATTATAGGTTACAGTCTTATTGCAGCATCGGCTTTGTTCTCATTCTATCCTCTTCTTATCGCTGGAATGTTTATATTTGCTTTTGGTGATTCCATCTTCTGGCCTTCATTCAATGGGATGCTCTCCAAGTCTGTGGATTCTAGTGAACAAGGAAGGATTCAAGGAGGCAGCCAATCTATTCAGGCTTTAGCAAGAATGATTGGGCCTATAATTGGAGGTGAAATATATGTATCACTTGGTCATGCTGCACCCGCCCTTATGGGTATGCTCCTTATATCAGCAGCAATACCAGTTTTGTATAAGAGTACTCATGTAAATATGTAA
- a CDS encoding acetyl-CoA C-acetyltransferase yields MKEPVIVSAVRTAIGAFGKSLKDIPAVDLGAVVIKEAVKRAGIKPEEINEVILGNVLQAGLGQNPARQAAIKAGLPTEIPAFTLNKVCGSGLRTVSLAAQIIKAGDADIIVAGGMENMSRAPYLVDNAGFGYKMGNGQFIDEMIKDGLWDAFNDYHMGITAENIAEKWEITREEQDEFSVKSQNKAEKAIKSGEFKDEIVPITVKTRKGEFVFDTDEQPRFGSNVESLSKLRPSFKKDGTVTAGNASGLNDGAAALVIMSAEKAKELSIKPLAKIVSYASSGLDPKIMGYGAFYATKAALDKIDLKAEELDLIEANEAFAAQSIAVTRDLKIDLNKVNVNGGATALGHPIGGSGARILATLLHAMQKRDVKRGLATLCIGGGQGTALIVERD; encoded by the coding sequence ATGAAAGAACCTGTAATAGTTAGTGCAGTCAGAACAGCCATAGGAGCCTTTGGAAAAAGCCTTAAGGATATACCGGCAGTGGATTTAGGAGCTGTAGTAATAAAAGAAGCAGTTAAAAGGGCAGGAATAAAACCAGAGGAAATCAATGAAGTTATTTTAGGGAATGTTCTCCAGGCAGGGTTAGGTCAGAATCCAGCAAGACAAGCAGCAATAAAAGCAGGATTGCCTACAGAAATTCCAGCTTTTACTCTTAATAAAGTATGTGGGTCAGGCTTAAGAACTGTTAGCTTAGCAGCTCAAATAATCAAAGCTGGGGATGCAGATATAATTGTAGCAGGTGGTATGGAGAATATGTCAAGAGCGCCTTATTTAGTTGATAATGCTGGATTTGGTTATAAAATGGGTAATGGACAGTTTATTGACGAAATGATCAAGGATGGTTTATGGGACGCCTTTAATGACTATCATATGGGAATAACTGCTGAAAACATAGCAGAAAAGTGGGAAATAACAAGAGAAGAGCAAGATGAATTTTCAGTTAAATCCCAGAATAAAGCTGAAAAGGCTATAAAGAGTGGAGAGTTTAAAGATGAAATAGTACCTATAACAGTAAAAACAAGAAAAGGTGAATTTGTATTTGATACAGATGAACAACCAAGATTTGGAAGCAATGTGGAGTCATTATCAAAATTAAGGCCATCTTTTAAAAAAGATGGAACGGTTACTGCGGGAAATGCATCTGGACTAAATGATGGAGCAGCTGCATTAGTTATAATGAGTGCAGAGAAAGCAAAAGAATTAAGCATAAAGCCGCTAGCTAAGATTGTTTCTTATGCATCATCTGGATTAGACCCAAAGATAATGGGTTACGGTGCTTTTTATGCTACAAAAGCTGCTTTAGATAAAATAGACTTAAAAGCTGAAGAATTAGACCTAATTGAAGCCAATGAAGCTTTTGCAGCTCAAAGTATAGCGGTAACAAGAGATTTAAAAATTGATTTGAATAAAGTAAATGTAAATGGAGGAGCAACAGCATTAGGACATCCTATAGGAGGTTCTGGAGCAAGAATTTTAGCTACATTATTGCATGCTATGCAGAAAAGAGATGTAAAGAGAGGACTAGCTACATTGTGCATAGGTGGAGGACAGGGAACTGCATTAATAGTTGAAAGAGACTAA
- a CDS encoding transaldolase family protein, protein MQEIKKAFDLYPMSGVTTNPTIISKEKRNFIDILKEIRNEIDEDKMLHVQVISQKAEEIVKEAEYLKELIGGNIYIKISVIPEGIKAIKILKKKGINITATDIFTAEQALMAAIAGAQFVAPYVNRIDNISGNGVDVVVQIIQLFKAHNISAKVLAVSFKNVQQVHQVALAGGQSVTVNAEVMDKLLSHPLTDSSVEQFISDWESVYGKGKYTYDVSHIEINN, encoded by the coding sequence TTGCAAGAAATTAAGAAAGCTTTCGATTTATATCCAATGAGTGGAGTTACTACAAATCCAACTATAATTTCAAAGGAGAAGAGAAATTTTATAGATATATTGAAAGAAATAAGAAATGAAATAGATGAGGATAAAATGCTTCACGTTCAGGTTATAAGTCAAAAGGCAGAAGAAATAGTTAAGGAAGCTGAATATCTGAAAGAACTCATCGGTGGCAATATTTATATAAAAATTTCTGTGATTCCTGAAGGAATAAAAGCAATAAAAATTTTAAAGAAAAAGGGAATAAATATAACCGCTACAGATATATTTACAGCAGAACAGGCTCTTATGGCAGCCATTGCAGGTGCACAGTTTGTTGCACCATATGTGAACAGAATAGATAATATATCAGGAAATGGCGTGGATGTGGTAGTGCAAATAATTCAATTATTTAAAGCTCATAATATTTCTGCAAAGGTGCTGGCAGTATCTTTTAAAAATGTACAGCAGGTACATCAGGTTGCACTTGCTGGAGGACAATCAGTAACAGTAAATGCTGAAGTAATGGATAAACTGTTAAGCCATCCATTAACGGACTCAAGCGTAGAACAATTTATATCAGATTGGGAAAGTGTATATGGAAAAGGTAAATATACTTATGATGTAAGTCACATTGAAATAAATAACTAA
- a CDS encoding MerR family transcriptional regulator encodes MFKIGDFSKFTKVSVRMLRYYDEVGLFKPAQIDDFTGYRYYSAKQISDISLIVSLRDMGFNISDIAIFMKEKSNENLEQFLKVKREEITNNIKAEEIRLRKINSIIKNINKERVNMKYNVTLKSLPSYKVISLRDTIPAYDAEGTLWARLNEYLMSKNISCTGIAYATYHDDGYKEGEVDVEVVMVIDKLMNDENGFVFKETEAVGNAASILVPGNYSNIAGAYTFLANWIEENGYNISGNPRQVGIKGPWNERNTEDYLSEIQIPVKK; translated from the coding sequence ATGTTTAAGATTGGGGATTTTTCTAAATTTACTAAAGTATCTGTACGTATGCTGAGGTATTATGATGAAGTTGGACTATTTAAGCCTGCTCAAATTGATGACTTCACAGGTTATAGATACTATTCGGCAAAACAGATTTCAGATATTAGCCTAATAGTGTCATTGAGAGACATGGGGTTTAATATATCAGATATAGCAATATTTATGAAAGAAAAATCAAATGAGAATTTAGAACAATTTTTAAAGGTGAAGAGAGAAGAAATTACAAATAATATTAAAGCCGAGGAAATACGACTTAGAAAAATCAACTCTATAATCAAGAATATAAATAAGGAGAGAGTTAATATGAAGTATAATGTTACACTAAAATCACTACCTAGCTATAAGGTTATATCTTTAAGAGATACTATACCAGCTTACGATGCAGAAGGCACACTTTGGGCAAGATTAAACGAATACCTAATGTCAAAAAATATTTCTTGTACAGGTATTGCCTATGCCACTTATCATGATGATGGTTATAAAGAAGGTGAAGTTGACGTTGAGGTAGTAATGGTCATTGATAAGCTAATGAATGACGAGAATGGATTTGTATTTAAAGAAACTGAAGCTGTAGGAAATGCAGCTAGTATATTAGTTCCAGGAAATTATTCTAATATAGCAGGTGCATATACTTTTCTAGCTAATTGGATTGAGGAAAATGGATATAATATATCTGGAAATCCACGTCAAGTTGGTATAAAAGGACCATGGAATGAAAGAAATACAGAGGATTACTTAAGTGAAATACAGATACCAGTAAAAAAATAA
- a CDS encoding MerR family transcriptional regulator, protein MKTVKQVSDLTGISVRMLHYYHKIGLLKPTKLTEAGYRLYDDEALETLQQILFFKELDLPLKEIKEIITSPCFDKMKALEDHKKLIILKRDRLNALIELINKTLKGVNSMSFKEFDMTEYYNVLEEFKKENKDRVIKNWGSVDNYNEFIEKCKSKEAEIAKDAIKHYGSIKKFTEALKKNLNNSLAITKAEQMDKFKKDCLYDKHPKLKELYKKLTADLTKDPSSQEIQQIAGEITNIAKKDYEAFKTNMGDYYWYAMVEFYLVFPKGLDKLDKKYGGSGVSWIEEIDKKYGNGASKFIGKALKIYLGDYEPKIETLYKKLRSNLSKDPTSKEIQQIVSEIDNENRKIHEALKVDEGENHLGYMAEFYLSKPEFIKATDKRYGDGTSKFIGEALKFYAENNK, encoded by the coding sequence ATGAAAACAGTAAAACAAGTTTCAGATTTAACTGGAATAAGTGTGCGTATGCTGCATTATTACCATAAAATTGGATTATTAAAACCAACTAAGTTAACGGAAGCAGGCTACAGGCTTTATGATGATGAAGCTCTTGAAACCTTACAGCAGATTTTATTTTTTAAGGAACTTGATTTACCACTAAAGGAAATTAAAGAAATCATAACCAGTCCTTGTTTCGATAAAATGAAAGCACTGGAAGACCATAAGAAGCTGATCATTTTAAAAAGAGATAGATTAAATGCTTTGATAGAGCTTATAAATAAAACTTTAAAAGGGGTCAATAGTATGAGTTTTAAAGAATTTGATATGACTGAATATTATAACGTACTAGAAGAATTTAAAAAAGAAAATAAGGATAGAGTAATTAAGAATTGGGGAAGTGTAGATAACTATAATGAATTCATTGAAAAATGTAAATCTAAGGAAGCTGAAATCGCTAAAGATGCTATAAAGCATTATGGAAGTATAAAAAAATTTACTGAAGCTTTGAAGAAAAATTTAAATAATAGCCTAGCAATAACTAAGGCAGAACAAATGGACAAGTTTAAAAAAGATTGTCTTTATGATAAGCATCCCAAATTAAAAGAGTTATATAAGAAACTTACAGCTGATTTAACTAAAGACCCTTCGTCACAGGAAATTCAACAAATTGCTGGTGAAATAACTAATATAGCTAAAAAAGATTATGAAGCTTTTAAAACTAATATGGGAGACTATTATTGGTATGCTATGGTGGAATTTTACTTAGTATTTCCTAAAGGACTAGACAAATTAGATAAGAAATATGGTGGAAGTGGTGTATCGTGGATAGAAGAAATTGATAAAAAATATGGGAATGGTGCGTCTAAATTTATTGGAAAAGCTTTAAAAATTTATTTGGGGGATTATGAGCCTAAAATAGAAACTCTATATAAAAAGCTTAGATCTAACTTAAGTAAAGATCCTACTTCAAAAGAGATTCAGCAAATTGTTTCTGAAATAGATAATGAGAACCGAAAAATACATGAAGCTTTAAAAGTAGATGAAGGAGAAAATCATTTGGGGTATATGGCAGAGTTTTATTTATCGAAGCCTGAATTCATTAAAGCAACAGATAAAAGATATGGAGATGGTACATCTAAGTTTATTGGGGAAGCCCTAAAATTTTATGCTGAAAATAATAAGTAA
- the rfbD gene encoding dTDP-4-dehydrorhamnose reductase: MKILVTGATGQLGYDIIKELKKRNIDAVGIGSRDCDITVKNDLFQTIENVRPNAIIHCAGYTAVDKAEIEIDKCNLINVEGTKNIALVCKKYDIKLLYVSTDYVFSGEGTKPWKPDDERKPIGQYGKSKYQGELAVENLLSKYFIVRISWVFGINGKNFVKSMLNLSETNNEIKVVSNQIGSPTYTVDVAKIMVDMIQTDKYGKYNISNEGFCSWDEFAKEIFVCTNKKIKIIPISSEEYEAKAERPSNSRMDKTKLLENGFNNLPCWEDALKRFLKEYGFR; this comes from the coding sequence ATGAAAATTTTGGTGACAGGTGCAACAGGACAGTTAGGTTATGATATTATAAAAGAACTTAAAAAAAGAAATATAGACGCAGTTGGTATTGGATCAAGAGATTGTGATATAACCGTTAAAAATGACCTCTTTCAGACAATTGAAAATGTGAGACCTAATGCAATTATTCATTGTGCTGGCTATACTGCAGTTGATAAAGCAGAAATTGAAATAGATAAATGTAATTTGATTAATGTAGAAGGAACTAAGAATATTGCGTTGGTTTGTAAGAAATATGATATAAAGCTACTGTATGTAAGTACAGATTATGTTTTTAGTGGTGAGGGTACAAAGCCATGGAAACCAGATGATGAAAGAAAGCCAATTGGCCAGTATGGAAAAAGTAAATATCAAGGAGAGCTAGCAGTTGAAAATTTACTTAGTAAATATTTTATAGTTAGAATTTCATGGGTATTTGGAATCAATGGGAAAAATTTTGTTAAATCCATGCTGAATCTTTCTGAAACTAACAATGAAATAAAGGTAGTTTCTAATCAAATTGGTTCTCCAACATATACTGTGGATGTTGCTAAAATCATGGTTGATATGATTCAGACAGATAAATATGGAAAATATAATATTTCAAATGAAGGTTTTTGCTCGTGGGATGAATTTGCAAAAGAAATTTTTGTGTGCACAAATAAAAAAATCAAAATTATTCCAATATCTAGTGAAGAATATGAGGCAAAAGCAGAAAGACCTTCAAATAGCAGAATGGATAAGACTAAATTATTGGAGAATGGATTCAATAATTTACCTTGTTGGGAAGATGCTTTAAAAAGATTTTTAAAAGAATATGGCTTTAGGTAA
- a CDS encoding OsmC family protein, whose product MIVSKSKKENYCTEISNGNKYIFSDVTEDKGGKGQYLRPHDLICAGFASCLNITTRMILERKNIEYEEVIVKVDLDKSDENKTKFIYHVDIIGDISDEAKQIVFNMLKNCPVRKTLSKEIEFERI is encoded by the coding sequence ATGATAGTTTCTAAAAGTAAGAAAGAAAATTATTGTACAGAGATTTCAAATGGAAATAAATATATCTTTTCAGATGTAACAGAAGATAAAGGTGGAAAAGGACAATATTTAAGACCACATGATTTGATTTGTGCTGGATTTGCTTCATGCCTGAATATTACAACAAGAATGATATTAGAACGAAAGAATATTGAGTATGAAGAAGTAATTGTTAAAGTAGATTTAGATAAAAGTGATGAAAATAAGACTAAGTTTATTTACCATGTTGATATTATTGGTGATATTTCAGATGAAGCTAAGCAGATTGTATTCAATATGCTTAAAAATTGTCCAGTAAGAAAAACTTTATCTAAGGAAATAGAGTTTGAAAGAATATAA
- a CDS encoding MarR family transcriptional regulator — MDKEEQVIMSFRELFNKMAWLNKFKMEDSFKGYKSSEVHYIECIGKNPDSNVTKLAESLYMTRGATSKMTKKLIKKGIIESYQKPDNKKEIYFRLTEQGQEINKIHEALHKEFQERDKAVFEQITQEQFDSMLTFIEKYSSHLDAEIKKLDIASKSE; from the coding sequence ATGGACAAAGAAGAACAGGTCATAATGAGTTTTAGAGAATTATTTAACAAAATGGCTTGGCTTAATAAGTTTAAAATGGAAGACAGTTTTAAGGGTTATAAGTCTTCTGAAGTACATTACATCGAATGCATTGGAAAAAATCCAGATTCCAACGTAACAAAACTAGCTGAGTCCCTTTATATGACTAGAGGCGCCACAAGCAAAATGACCAAGAAACTCATAAAAAAGGGGATCATTGAAAGCTATCAGAAGCCGGATAATAAGAAAGAAATCTATTTCAGGCTTACTGAACAAGGACAAGAAATCAACAAAATTCATGAGGCACTTCACAAAGAGTTTCAGGAAAGGGATAAAGCCGTATTTGAGCAGATAACTCAGGAACAATTTGACAGTATGCTCACCTTTATAGAAAAGTATAGTAGTCATTTGGATGCAGAAATAAAGAAGCTAGATATAGCTAGTAAGTCGGAATAA
- a CDS encoding VanZ family protein, whose amino-acid sequence MNKRERIKTVFLYGVSICYILLLIKILLLSRISHSQFRSINLIPFHSIMEYISGSSRNIKTFAFGNVVGNIVIFIPFGIYLPLFKNDKRVIANLLFILIVSLSVEIIQGILGIGASDIDDIILNCLGGLIGILGYKFLLLILQDEKKVYTAITILSAIGLPCILYYLFMVRMRF is encoded by the coding sequence ATGAATAAACGAGAGAGAATTAAAACAGTCTTTTTATATGGTGTTTCCATTTGTTACATACTTTTGTTAATTAAAATATTGTTGTTATCAAGAATTTCGCATTCCCAGTTTAGGTCAATTAATCTCATTCCTTTTCACAGTATAATGGAATATATATCTGGCAGCTCTAGGAATATAAAAACATTTGCTTTTGGTAATGTGGTTGGCAATATAGTTATTTTTATTCCCTTTGGTATATATTTGCCATTATTCAAAAATGATAAAAGGGTAATAGCCAATCTGTTGTTTATACTTATAGTGAGTTTATCTGTTGAAATCATTCAGGGGATTTTAGGCATTGGAGCATCAGACATCGATGATATAATTCTAAATTGTTTGGGTGGATTGATTGGTATTTTAGGGTATAAGTTTTTATTGCTTATATTACAAGATGAGAAAAAAGTATATACTGCAATCACAATACTATCTGCTATAGGATTACCTTGTATATTATATTATTTATTCATGGTGAGAATGAGATTCTGA
- a CDS encoding TetR/AcrR family transcriptional regulator, with protein sequence MAKGTKGENAKKYLIEIAAKLFLQNGYSNTGINDILTEAGVSKGSFYFHFSSKKDLAVEVSKHYYKIIVQNWLKPLSNNNWDIFINKLVSDLKNFTSLGKFFGCPIVILGLEIAFIEADLSKMYAYSTNELIGIFKNSLKISKVPEDELDSIARKAFALYEGHIVYYRITKDESAFDFMLKDLLEIELHNNI encoded by the coding sequence TTGGCTAAAGGAACAAAGGGTGAAAATGCAAAAAAATATTTAATAGAAATAGCTGCTAAATTATTTTTACAAAATGGATACTCAAATACAGGTATAAATGATATATTAACTGAAGCTGGAGTATCAAAAGGGTCTTTTTATTTTCACTTTTCTAGTAAGAAAGATCTTGCAGTTGAAGTATCTAAACATTATTATAAAATTATAGTACAGAATTGGCTTAAGCCGTTATCAAATAATAATTGGGATATATTTATAAATAAATTAGTATCAGATTTAAAAAATTTTACATCACTAGGTAAATTCTTTGGATGTCCAATAGTTATATTAGGGCTAGAAATAGCATTTATAGAAGCGGATTTATCTAAAATGTATGCATATTCAACAAATGAACTTATTGGGATTTTTAAAAATTCATTAAAAATTTCAAAGGTACCAGAAGACGAATTGGATAGTATAGCTCGAAAAGCTTTTGCTTTATATGAAGGTCATATAGTTTATTATAGAATAACTAAAGATGAAAGTGCATTTGATTTTATGTTAAAAGATTTATTGGAAATTGAATTGCATAACAATATATAA